In Chlorogloeopsis sp. ULAP01, the following are encoded in one genomic region:
- a CDS encoding pentapeptide repeat-containing protein, which translates to MKANELLTQYAAGKRDFTGADLSEAYLEGANLSGVILDKAILSGAELSGVNFSKASLIEADLNGANLTQANFTEANLTKAILDGAILEQAILDGANLSHADLTIAKLIGASLSETELQEASLKAVSLNEADLTQADLEKADLAQADLSQADLNEVNLNGANLEGAILDEDMTRD; encoded by the coding sequence ATGAAAGCGAATGAATTACTGACACAATACGCTGCAGGTAAAAGAGACTTTACTGGAGCAGATTTGAGCGAGGCATACTTGGAAGGAGCTAATTTGAGTGGAGTCATTTTAGATAAAGCTATTCTAAGTGGAGCGGAGCTAAGTGGAGTCAATTTTAGTAAAGCTAGCCTGATTGAAGCTGATTTAAATGGAGCTAATTTAACTCAAGCAAATTTTACAGAAGCCAACTTGACTAAAGCTATTCTAGATGGAGCGATTTTAGAACAAGCCATTCTGGATGGTGCTAATTTGAGCCATGCAGACTTAACTATTGCAAAATTGATTGGTGCTTCTTTGAGCGAAACTGAACTGCAAGAGGCGAGTCTAAAAGCAGTTTCTTTAAATGAAGCAGATCTTACCCAAGCCGATTTGGAAAAAGCAGATTTAGCCCAAGCAGATTTGAGCCAAGCAGATTTGAACGAGGTTAACTTGAATGGCGCAAATCTAGAAGGAGCAATTTTGGATGAAGACATGACTAGGGACTAG
- a CDS encoding Piwi domain-containing protein, producing the protein MTVAIATSPTYTSFSEVFPLKILELNLMCFQLVPEVEKKDGNRLSYHFSQKLPETVVIWHKSYFWVLAAHHRVLPSKEELQEALKIIQNEVEDFKEYLFCLQLVSHFQPTHLIYSRLAIQVLNKTKFASPIAFSENGIIVKREPDFWSETLELTDDVKAAITLTICSSIMFRDTLADFYEKHPQRQNPEQFLIGLNVQEKERGNNATIVNIIGNIGEHREELLAKATGLTSKQALQDAPDEQPIVAIQFGKDTRHFYYAMAALRPCVTSATANLLGVEYGKLLKAAKITHQDRIQLLTSYKTTAKEALAVYGMQLELSINSRDYPNIFWEHPVKLEDTRLLFGNGITVNRTEVLKGLSKGGVYRRHVQFQDKSKVIQIAALKLCDVTVSSFIEQLTQRLAKYGFKSEVITKKSLSVKNLTKTESRVAVEKAVHELVEIPHDIVLAFLPESDRHADDTDEGSFYHQIYSLLLRRQIASQIIYEDTLSNSESYQYILNQVIPGIIAKLGNLPFVLAEPLEAADYFIGLDISRISKKRQAGTRNACASVRLYGRQGEFVRYRLEDDLIDGEIIPPKLLERLLPATELANKTVLIYRDGAFVGKEADYLAHRAKAIGAKFILVECKKSGVPRLYNIKQKAVTAPSQGLALCLSSCEAILVTTKVPDTIGLARPIRLTVREQGHQVSIESVLETTLKLTLLHHGALKEPRLPMPLYGSDRMAYLRLQGIRPSVMEGDRQFWL; encoded by the coding sequence ATGACTGTTGCTATTGCAACTTCCCCCACTTACACTTCTTTTAGTGAAGTTTTTCCACTCAAAATTTTAGAACTTAATTTAATGTGTTTTCAACTTGTGCCTGAAGTTGAAAAAAAAGATGGTAATCGCTTGAGTTACCATTTTAGTCAAAAATTACCTGAGACTGTTGTAATATGGCACAAATCCTATTTTTGGGTTTTGGCAGCACATCATAGAGTATTACCAAGTAAGGAAGAATTACAAGAAGCACTAAAAATTATTCAAAATGAAGTAGAAGATTTTAAAGAATACTTATTTTGTTTGCAATTAGTCTCTCATTTTCAACCTACACATTTAATTTATTCGCGATTAGCTATTCAAGTCTTAAATAAAACTAAATTTGCTTCTCCAATAGCTTTTTCCGAAAATGGAATTATAGTCAAAAGAGAGCCAGATTTTTGGTCAGAAACTCTTGAATTAACAGATGACGTAAAAGCTGCTATTACTTTAACGATTTGCAGCAGTATTATGTTTCGCGACACTTTAGCTGACTTTTACGAAAAACATCCTCAACGACAAAACCCGGAACAATTTTTAATAGGTTTAAACGTTCAAGAAAAGGAACGAGGTAATAACGCCACAATTGTAAATATTATCGGAAATATTGGAGAGCATCGAGAAGAACTACTAGCAAAGGCTACTGGTTTAACTAGTAAACAAGCACTGCAAGATGCACCAGACGAGCAACCTATTGTTGCCATACAGTTTGGTAAAGATACAAGACATTTTTACTATGCGATGGCAGCTTTACGTCCTTGCGTTACATCTGCAACAGCTAATCTATTGGGAGTCGAATATGGAAAGTTACTCAAGGCTGCTAAAATCACTCATCAAGATAGAATTCAACTGTTGACTTCGTACAAAACAACAGCAAAAGAGGCTTTAGCAGTTTATGGAATGCAATTAGAACTTAGTATCAATAGCCGTGACTATCCAAACATATTTTGGGAACACCCTGTCAAACTAGAAGATACAAGATTACTTTTTGGTAATGGTATTACTGTCAACAGAACTGAAGTTCTCAAGGGATTATCAAAAGGTGGTGTTTATCGTCGTCACGTTCAATTCCAAGATAAATCAAAAGTTATTCAGATTGCGGCACTGAAACTATGTGATGTAACAGTATCCTCATTTATAGAGCAGTTAACTCAACGTTTAGCAAAATACGGCTTTAAAAGTGAGGTGATTACAAAAAAATCTTTATCAGTCAAAAACTTAACTAAAACAGAGTCAAGAGTAGCCGTTGAGAAAGCAGTTCACGAATTAGTTGAAATACCACATGATATTGTTTTAGCGTTTTTACCTGAGAGCGATCGCCATGCTGATGATACAGATGAAGGTAGCTTCTACCATCAAATCTACTCTTTGCTGCTGCGTCGTCAGATTGCCAGTCAGATAATTTATGAGGATACTTTAAGTAATTCTGAAAGCTATCAGTATATATTGAACCAGGTTATTCCGGGAATAATAGCCAAGTTGGGAAATTTGCCTTTCGTTCTGGCTGAACCTTTAGAAGCTGCTGACTATTTTATTGGCTTAGATATTTCGAGGATTTCAAAAAAGAGGCAAGCAGGAACAAGAAATGCTTGTGCAAGTGTACGTTTATATGGCAGGCAAGGAGAATTCGTTCGCTATCGACTCGAAGACGATCTTATAGATGGTGAGATAATACCACCTAAACTCTTGGAGCGATTATTACCTGCTACTGAATTAGCAAACAAAACCGTCTTAATTTACCGTGATGGTGCCTTTGTTGGCAAAGAAGCTGACTATTTAGCACATAGAGCCAAAGCCATAGGTGCCAAATTTATCTTAGTAGAATGTAAAAAATCTGGTGTTCCCCGCTTGTACAACATCAAGCAAAAAGCTGTGACAGCACCATCACAAGGATTAGCACTTTGTTTATCGTCTTGTGAAGCTATTCTGGTTACTACTAAAGTTCCTGATACAATTGGCTTGGCTCGTCCTATACGTTTGACTGTTCGTGAGCAAGGGCATCAAGTATCAATAGAAAGTGTTTTAGAAACAACTTTAAAACTAACGCTATTGCATCATGGAGCCTTGAAAGAACCCCGCTTACCGATGCCATTGTATGGTTCCGATCGCATGGCTTATTTACGATTACAAGGTATTCGTCCTAGCGTTATGGAAGGCGATCGTCAGTTTTGGCTGTAG
- the pyrF gene encoding orotidine-5'-phosphate decarboxylase, with translation MNPDQKIIVPLDVPDEAAAIALVEKLPQVSFWKVGLELFTSTGPKILTELKSREKQIFLDLKFHDIPNTVAGACRAAARYGVDLLTIHATAGSDALKVATEAVQIGAAQAGMQPPKLIAITLLTSISSRQLAFDLKIPLELPEYALGMALMAQASGLDGAVCSPQEVSQLRETCGNEFLLVCPGVRPTWAEKGDQKRSLTPVQALKAGANYLVIGRPITAAVEPELAWKRICEELAALA, from the coding sequence ATGAATCCCGATCAGAAAATTATTGTTCCTTTAGATGTGCCGGATGAAGCAGCTGCGATCGCTCTTGTCGAGAAGTTGCCACAAGTCAGCTTTTGGAAAGTTGGTTTAGAATTGTTTACCAGCACTGGGCCGAAAATCTTAACAGAACTAAAATCTCGCGAGAAGCAAATTTTCTTAGATTTAAAATTTCACGATATCCCCAATACCGTTGCTGGTGCTTGCCGGGCGGCGGCTCGTTATGGGGTAGATTTGCTCACAATTCACGCTACTGCTGGTAGTGATGCCCTCAAAGTGGCAACAGAGGCAGTACAGATAGGAGCTGCACAAGCGGGCATGCAACCGCCAAAACTTATTGCTATTACCCTGCTGACTAGCATTTCTTCTCGGCAATTAGCTTTTGATTTAAAAATTCCTCTAGAATTGCCAGAATATGCCCTTGGCATGGCACTGATGGCTCAAGCATCTGGGTTGGATGGTGCAGTTTGTTCGCCCCAGGAAGTATCACAATTACGGGAAACCTGTGGCAATGAGTTTCTGTTAGTTTGTCCGGGGGTACGTCCGACTTGGGCAGAAAAAGGTGATCAAAAGCGATCGCTGACTCCAGTACAAGCATTAAAGGCAGGAGCAAATTACCTTGTGATTGGGCGTCCGATCACTGCTGCTGTAGAACCTGAGTTAGCTTGGAAGAGAATCTGCGAGGAGTTAGCAGCGCTGGCATGA
- the tyrS gene encoding tyrosine--tRNA ligase, whose translation MTQDFSWLHRGVAEIFPQPTDSDSEVDSLEKVLTTTTRPLRVKYGIDPTGAEIHLGHSIPMRKLRAFQDAGHIAVLIIGDFTARIGDPTGKSEVRRQLTQEEVAKNAQNYLDQVRPILDFDTPGSLEVRYNSEWLSKLDLEKIQELLSTMTVGQMLAKEGFAERYKKENPIFLHEFLYPLMQGYDSVAVEADVELGGTDQKFNIAVGRDLQRHFGQKPQFGLLLPILIGTDGVQKMSKSLGNYVGLLEHPAQKYQKLQGVPDHLLKQYFELLTDLSLDKLPESPRDRQKLLAQEIVKQYHGQEAVTQIEAGDVPEFSLSQVQFPAKLSYLLNLTQLCKSSGEGRRKIQEGGVRLDGDRITDVDTSFQEAKELHGRVLQLGKNKFVRFVN comes from the coding sequence ATGACGCAAGATTTTTCTTGGTTGCATCGTGGTGTTGCAGAAATTTTTCCACAACCAACTGATTCTGACAGTGAAGTTGACAGTTTAGAAAAGGTCTTAACGACTACAACTCGACCTTTGCGAGTCAAATATGGAATCGACCCTACGGGTGCGGAGATTCATCTTGGTCATAGCATACCAATGCGAAAACTGCGAGCGTTTCAAGATGCTGGTCATATAGCAGTACTGATTATTGGAGATTTTACGGCTAGGATTGGCGATCCTACAGGGAAATCGGAGGTGCGTCGTCAACTTACACAAGAAGAAGTGGCGAAAAACGCCCAGAACTATCTCGATCAAGTACGGCCAATACTGGACTTCGACACACCTGGCTCCTTAGAGGTAAGGTATAACTCCGAGTGGCTTTCTAAGTTGGACTTAGAAAAAATTCAAGAGTTACTTTCTACTATGACTGTAGGACAGATGTTGGCAAAGGAGGGATTTGCTGAACGCTATAAAAAAGAGAATCCAATTTTTCTGCATGAGTTCCTCTATCCGTTGATGCAGGGCTATGATTCTGTCGCTGTCGAGGCAGATGTAGAATTGGGTGGTACTGACCAAAAATTTAACATAGCAGTTGGAAGAGATTTACAGCGTCATTTTGGGCAAAAACCTCAATTTGGATTGCTGTTACCAATTTTGATTGGTACTGATGGCGTACAAAAAATGTCTAAGTCACTTGGTAATTACGTAGGCTTGTTGGAACATCCAGCACAAAAATATCAAAAATTGCAAGGCGTCCCAGATCATTTGCTGAAACAATACTTTGAACTGTTGACTGATTTATCTCTAGATAAATTGCCAGAAAGTCCACGCGATCGCCAAAAATTATTGGCGCAAGAGATAGTCAAGCAATATCACGGACAAGAAGCCGTCACCCAGATCGAAGCAGGTGATGTACCTGAATTTTCTCTTTCCCAGGTGCAATTTCCAGCCAAATTATCCTACCTTCTCAATCTTACTCAATTGTGCAAAAGCAGTGGAGAAGGAAGACGGAAAATTCAAGAGGGCGGGGTACGACTCGACGGCGATCGCATCACCGATGTCGATACCTCTTTCCAGGAAGCAAAGGAATTGCACGGACGAGTTTTGCAACTTGGGAAAAACAAGTTTGTCAGATTTGTAAATTAA
- a CDS encoding transglycosylase domain-containing protein: MSSSTFEDKESQAGASSGFEFLKGVGQVAGGTLLSITMLASSVVAGGLVGLAISFRNLPDVRQLRNFLPSETTYIFDIKGKLLTRIHGEANREVKPLDKISPELKRAVLASEDSDFYYHHGINPKGVGRAVVTNWAAGGVREGGSTITMQLVKNLFLSHRREFTRKIAEAVLAIRLEQILSKDQILEMYLNQVYWGHNNYGAQTAARSYFNKSAEHLNLAEAAMMAGLIQAPEEYSPFVNMEKAKYQQKEVLGRMLSLGWITQKEYDDALNQKITLGRIKSFQGSALPYVTNSVAQEIARKFGRETLLKGGMRVQTTVDADFQRMAEETVSKWHKTLLGQGLSKNQMALVAIDPRTHFVKALVGGVNSKAGEFNRATQAYRQPGSAFKPFVYYAAFATGKYGPETVVSDTPVSYRDGSGWYSPRNYDGGFQGSMTIRTALKLSRNVPVIKIGKSIGMNKVVETCRTLGIMSPMEPVTSLPLGAIGMTPMEMAGAYATFANYGWQSPTTVIMRITDSAGNVLLDNTPKPQMVLEPWAAAAVIDTMRSVITDGTGKAADIGRPAAGKTGTTSSEKDIWFVGTVPQLTTAVWVGRDDNKQLASGATGGGKVAPVWRDFMLKALKDVPVENFKSPSQFPRPKAK; encoded by the coding sequence GTGTCGTCAAGTACTTTTGAAGATAAAGAATCTCAAGCTGGCGCTTCATCCGGCTTTGAGTTTTTAAAAGGAGTCGGTCAGGTAGCTGGCGGTACCCTGCTGTCAATCACAATGCTAGCAAGTTCTGTCGTGGCAGGAGGACTAGTTGGTTTAGCAATTAGTTTCCGTAACTTACCAGATGTAAGGCAGTTACGTAACTTCTTACCATCCGAAACTACTTACATATTTGATATTAAAGGCAAATTATTAACAAGAATCCACGGGGAAGCCAACCGAGAAGTTAAACCTCTAGATAAAATTTCTCCGGAACTCAAGCGGGCAGTTCTAGCGAGTGAAGATAGTGATTTTTACTACCATCACGGTATTAATCCCAAGGGTGTTGGACGTGCTGTAGTCACTAACTGGGCAGCTGGTGGAGTACGTGAGGGTGGTTCTACCATTACCATGCAGTTGGTAAAAAACCTGTTTTTGAGTCACAGGCGGGAATTTACCCGGAAAATTGCCGAAGCAGTACTGGCGATTCGTTTAGAACAAATTCTCTCTAAAGATCAAATATTGGAAATGTACCTCAATCAAGTGTATTGGGGTCACAACAACTATGGAGCGCAAACGGCGGCACGTAGTTACTTTAATAAATCGGCAGAACACTTAAATTTAGCTGAGGCGGCAATGATGGCGGGCTTGATCCAAGCTCCGGAAGAATACAGCCCATTTGTCAATATGGAAAAGGCTAAATATCAACAAAAAGAAGTGTTAGGACGGATGCTCTCTTTGGGCTGGATCACCCAAAAAGAATATGATGATGCCCTCAACCAAAAAATCACATTAGGCAGAATTAAGTCGTTCCAGGGTAGTGCGCTGCCTTATGTAACAAACAGCGTCGCTCAGGAAATAGCCAGGAAGTTTGGACGTGAGACACTCCTTAAAGGAGGGATGCGAGTACAAACTACCGTTGATGCCGATTTTCAAAGAATGGCGGAGGAAACTGTCAGTAAGTGGCACAAAACTCTTCTCGGTCAAGGATTGTCCAAGAACCAAATGGCCCTTGTGGCAATTGATCCACGCACCCATTTTGTCAAAGCACTGGTAGGTGGCGTAAACTCTAAAGCTGGAGAATTCAACCGAGCTACTCAAGCTTACCGACAACCAGGATCTGCGTTTAAACCATTTGTTTACTACGCTGCTTTTGCAACTGGTAAATACGGCCCAGAAACTGTAGTTTCTGACACCCCAGTCAGTTACCGAGATGGTAGCGGTTGGTACAGCCCACGCAACTACGATGGCGGATTTCAGGGTTCTATGACAATTCGTACAGCTTTGAAATTGTCTCGTAATGTCCCGGTAATTAAAATTGGTAAATCTATAGGTATGAATAAAGTTGTCGAGACTTGTCGTACCTTGGGAATTATGAGTCCGATGGAACCAGTAACTTCTTTACCTTTGGGTGCTATTGGTATGACACCTATGGAAATGGCTGGTGCCTACGCTACTTTTGCAAATTATGGCTGGCAATCGCCAACAACAGTAATTATGCGTATCACTGATAGTGCTGGCAATGTGTTATTAGATAATACTCCTAAGCCCCAGATGGTCTTAGAACCTTGGGCAGCAGCAGCAGTTATAGATACGATGCGCTCGGTAATTACGGATGGTACTGGTAAAGCTGCTGACATTGGTCGTCCAGCGGCCGGTAAAACAGGTACGACTTCTTCCGAGAAAGATATTTGGTTTGTAGGTACTGTACCCCAGCTAACAACTGCTGTTTGGGTAGGTAGGGATGACAACAAACAGTTAGCTAGTGGTGCTACAGGTGGTGGCAAAGTAGCACCCGTATGGCGCGATTTTATGCTCAAAGCGCTCAAGGATGTACCAGTAGAAAACTTTAAATCACCTTCTCAGTTTCCTCGCCCTAAAGCAAAATAA
- a CDS encoding helix-turn-helix transcriptional regulator, translated as MSQSFGELIRQARKDKGLSQRELAKLIGLNFTYLSKLENDRADYPPKEDVIRTLGKNLDLNQEELIFLAGRIPQHDEDFIKQHYKAMPALFRRMQENPDFARRVFREAIQPESEEKQG; from the coding sequence GTGAGTCAAAGTTTTGGTGAGCTTATACGTCAAGCCCGCAAAGATAAGGGATTAAGTCAACGTGAGCTAGCAAAACTAATAGGGCTAAATTTCACTTATCTGTCTAAACTAGAGAACGATCGCGCAGATTATCCTCCAAAGGAAGATGTGATTAGAACTTTAGGCAAGAATCTAGATTTAAATCAGGAAGAGCTAATCTTTTTAGCTGGGCGCATTCCCCAGCATGACGAAGACTTTATTAAGCAACATTACAAGGCAATGCCTGCTCTATTTCGTCGGATGCAGGAGAACCCTGATTTTGCTAGAAGGGTTTTTCGAGAAGCCATACAACCAGAAAGTGAGGAGAAGCAAGGTTGA
- a CDS encoding PD-(D/E)XK nuclease family protein, with protein sequence MVWRPYVSFNIWSQFVPPVGKEYWHCDMKRGFTRARKKELLVKSLLEQDTIPQQIGLLAQKGIYEFHQDIQLLCQSNGVEIVAQKLKLAQESAEVQQRVMKILENYYQSPILLGKKIIQLSRGDEGIPEPILIQQGNYFFNLFAAIDCIFIELNGKLHILDFKTGKSDFDRRQAFVYLLAATYLYPQQKAVASFYNLENGKQSELITATDAQLKAIQEKLVQIAQEHQKELQRYKKNPSDFADIFPANPGISCRHCQFTSICQFYQFEVSA encoded by the coding sequence ATGGTGTGGCGGCCGTATGTCAGTTTTAACATTTGGTCACAGTTTGTTCCACCTGTAGGAAAAGAATATTGGCACTGTGATATGAAACGAGGCTTTACTAGAGCGCGAAAAAAAGAACTATTGGTTAAGTCTCTTTTAGAGCAAGACACTATTCCTCAACAAATTGGCTTATTGGCACAAAAAGGTATCTATGAATTTCACCAAGATATTCAATTATTATGCCAATCAAATGGTGTGGAGATAGTAGCGCAAAAGCTGAAATTAGCTCAAGAATCTGCCGAAGTTCAGCAGCGAGTTATGAAAATTTTGGAAAACTACTATCAGTCACCGATTCTTTTGGGAAAGAAGATTATCCAACTGAGTCGAGGAGATGAAGGAATTCCAGAACCAATTCTTATTCAGCAAGGTAACTATTTTTTTAATTTATTCGCGGCTATTGACTGCATTTTTATTGAATTAAATGGCAAACTACACATTTTAGATTTCAAAACAGGTAAATCTGATTTTGATAGAAGACAAGCTTTTGTTTACCTTTTAGCAGCTACTTATCTCTACCCTCAACAAAAAGCTGTTGCTTCATTTTATAACTTGGAAAATGGTAAGCAGTCTGAATTAATTACTGCTACAGATGCTCAATTAAAAGCAATTCAGGAAAAATTAGTGCAAATAGCCCAAGAACATCAAAAAGAGTTACAGCGCTATAAGAAAAATCCATCTGATTTTGCCGATATATTTCCAGCTAATCCGGGTATTTCTTGCCGTCATTGTCAATTCACATCAATTTGTCAATTTTATCAATTTGAGGTTTCTGCATGA
- a CDS encoding DUF1825 family protein, which yields MGFFDSEIVQQEAKQLFEDYQALIKLGNNYGKFDREGKKLFIEQMEAMMDRYRVFMKRFELSEDFMAQMTVQQLKTQLSQFGVTPQQMFDQMQLTLERMKAELEKQI from the coding sequence ATGGGATTCTTTGACTCTGAGATAGTTCAGCAAGAAGCTAAACAGCTATTTGAAGATTATCAAGCGTTGATCAAACTTGGTAACAACTACGGCAAGTTTGATCGCGAGGGGAAAAAGCTGTTTATTGAGCAAATGGAAGCCATGATGGATCGGTATCGTGTTTTTATGAAGCGATTCGAGCTATCTGAGGATTTCATGGCGCAAATGACTGTACAGCAGTTGAAAACTCAGCTGAGTCAGTTTGGCGTCACTCCACAGCAAATGTTCGACCAAATGCAACTCACCCTTGAACGGATGAAAGCAGAACTGGAAAAGCAAATCTAG